One window from the genome of Lonchura striata isolate bLonStr1 chromosome 24, bLonStr1.mat, whole genome shotgun sequence encodes:
- the PERM1 gene encoding PGC-1 and ERR-induced regulator in muscle protein 1 produces the protein MDNFEYSIQLNDREWAEFLRASEECSLAPASLATAEEQSLSDIEPGDGRGRDRPRGTAGVPAARPGTEPAPGTAGPAPRGDTGDTGERGHGSAPLAGSEDEAERGSAGTFPCPAAAAMPSAQRRLPAQGGPGQDAAAGGGRAAEPPGAPEHGGDAAGGRAPPAEPGAAARPATVAQPEAPAASAPAEGAAGKSAAPAGPGLRGPAGDPPSPSPGAGPRLAPEEEKAGTEPSSPGGSPGVVRPKVPAQPRKSRKQRGAGGPEGDRDPAAAAAGKAPPGSPVSPRKGRGKDKGAKAALARLGSEEAAENKRALPGPGADGGDAPKPRGKEPGAQGPAKAKATKPPKAGQAAGLGVRDSVPAVPGDGAAAPPGEASQEMPGKPFQPGNVAEFGGNAAEGAGGEPAAEIPGIAAAEIPGIAAAEIPGIAAAEIPGIAAPEIPGIAVGETSRKSGAEIPRKPSETPEVPAAGIPWKPAAVIPRKPVPEIPWEPAAGIPRTPAAEFPRIPAVEIPRIPAAEFPRIPAIEIPCEPAAEIPRIPAIEIPCEPAAEIPRIPAIEIPCEPLGGIPTVPGARIPTVPAVGIPTIPAVGIPTVPAVGIPTVPAAGIPTVPAVGIPTIPAVGIPTVPAVGIPTVPGARIPWEAAAELPRAVSPLGFAAGAPGKPSCLDVTWPEMYEYLFCDSQEEEELGSSLEGRKSPLQGDISWPELYEYFFTEPEGSRKRGKAKDRKRKKLRGLERPGLHKEARSSAPGEDTVVLSVPDVYEHFLPETAPNRMGWRGIFSAAPASEVKKAVRALSSLLQRQVQLGGGQASTSQALVPRRCGEELALVPLGGAQVWPEDADGAVALRGAAEEPRVLSHKDMCLVFCAFASWAVKTSDLQAPDAWKTMFLASFGTLSAIRYFRRQVREGQPRT, from the exons ATGGATAACTTCGAGTACAGCATCCAGCTGAACGACCGCGAGTGGGCCGAGTTCCTGCGGGCGTCCGAGGAGTGCAGCCTGGCGCCGGCCTCGCTGGCCACGGCCGAGGAGCAGAGCCTCAGTGACATTGAGCCCGGGGAcggccggggccgggaccgTCCCCGCGGCACGGCCGGCGTGCCCGCAGCGCGGCCGGGCACCGAGCCAGCGCCGGGCacggccggcccggcccctcgCGGGGACACCGGCGACACCGGCGAGCGCGGGCACGGCTCGGCGCCGCTGGCGGGCAGCGAGGACGAAGCggagcggggctcggcgggCACGTTCCCGTGCCCGGCGGCCGCTGCCATGCCCAGCGCCCAGCGGAGGCTGCCGGCGCAGGGCGGCCCCGGGCAGGACGCGGCGgccgggggcggccgggccgcggagccccccggagcccccgaGCACGGCGGGGACGCGGCAGGGGGACGAGCCCCGCCGGcagagccgggagcggcggcacGGCCGGCGACGGTGGCACAGCCGGAGgctccagcagcctctgcccccgCGGAGGGAGCGGCCGGGAAAAGCGCTGCccccgccgggcccgggctgCGGGGACCCGCCGGGGACCCCCCGAGCCCGTCCCCGGGCGCGGGGCCCAGGCTGGCACCGGAGGAGGAGAAGGCGGGCACGGAGCCGAGCTCCCCGGGCGGATCCCCCGGCGTGGTGCGGCCCAAGGTGCCGGCGCAGCCCAGGAAGAGCCGCAAGCAGCGCGGAGCCGGCGGCCCcgagggggacagggaccccgcGGCGGCTGCCGCCGGGAAGGCACCTCCGGgctccccggtgtcccctcggaagggcagagggaaggacaAGGGGGCCAAGGCAGCGCTGGCGAGGCTGGGCAGCGAGGAGGCGGCGGAGAACAAgcgggcgctgcccggccccggcgcggaCGGCGGCGATGCCCCAAAGCCGCGGGGGAAGGAGCCGGGGGCGCAGGGCCCCGCGAAGGCGAAGGCCACCAAGCCCCCAAAGGCAGGGCAGGCCGCTGGCTTGGGCGTACGTGACAGTGTCCCAGCGGTCCCTGGCGACGGAGCCGCGGCTCCTCCAGGAGAGGCGAGCCAGGAGATGCCAGGGAAGCCATTCCAGCCCGGGAACGTGGCAGAGTTCGGAGGGAATGCtgctgagggggctgggggggagcCTGCTGCTGAGATCCCtggaattgctgctgctgagatccctggaattgctgctgctgagatccctggaattgctgctgctgagatcCCTGGAATTGCTGCTCCTGAGATCCCTGGAATTGCTGTTGGTGAGACCTCCAGGAAGTCTGGAGCTGAGATTCCCAGGAAGCCCTCAGAGACCCCTGAGGTTCCTGCAGCTGGGATCCCTTGGAAGCCTGCAGCTGTGATTCCCAGGAAACCTGTACCCGAAATCCCTTGGGAGCCTGCAGCTGGGATCCCCAGGACTCCTGCAGCTGAGTTCCCCAGGATCCCTGCCGTTGAGATTCCCAGGATTCCTGCAGCTGAGTTCCCCAGGATCCCTGCCATTGAGATCCCGTGTGAGCCTGCAGCTGAGATCCCCAGGATCCCTGCCATTGAGATCCCGTGTGAGCCTGCAGCTGAGATCCCCAGGATCCCTGCCATTGAGATCCCGTGTGAGCCTTTAGGTGGGATCCCCACAGTTCCTGGGGCCAGGATCCCCACGGTTCCTGCAGTTGGGATCCCCACAATTCCTGCAGTTGGGATCCCCACGGTTCCTGCAGTTGGGATCCCCACGGTTCCTGCAGCTGGGATCCCCACGGTTCCTGCAGTTGGGATCCCCACAATTCCTGCAGTTGGGATCCCCACGGTTCCTGCAGTTGGGATCCCCACGGTTCCTGGGGCCAGGATCCCTTGGGAAGCTGCGGCTGAGCTGCCCAGGGCCGTGAGCCCGCTGGGCTTTGCtgccggggcccctggcaagCCCAGCTGCCTGGATGTGACCTGGCCCGAGATGTACGAGTACCTGTTCTGCGAttcccaggaggaggaggagctgggcagctccctggaggGCCGCAAATCCCCCTTGCAGGGGGACATCTCCTGGCCGGAACTCTACGAGTATTTTTTCACCGAGCCAGAAGGAAGCAGGAAAAGAGGCAAAGCTAAAgacaggaaaaggaagaagctgAGAGGCCTGGAGCGCCCCGGGCTGCACAAGGAGGCTCGCAGCTCCGCTCCAGGCGAGGACACCGTGGTTCTCTCAGTCCCCGACGTGTACGAACACTTCCTCCCAGAGACAGCCCCCAACAGGAtgggctggagagggattttctCCGCGGCTCCGGCCTCCGAGGTGAAGAAAGCTGTGAGGGCTTTGAGCtccctgctgcagaggcaggTCCAGCTGGGAGGAGGCCAAGCCTCCACCTCCCAGGCCCTGGTGCCCAGGAGATGCGGAGAGGAGCTCGCCCTGGTCCCGCTGGGAGGAGCCCAGGTGTGGCCAGAAGATGCAGATGGGGCCGTGGCACTGAGAG gagcagcagaggagcccCGGGTGCTGAGCCACAAGGACATGTGCCTCGTCTTCTGCGCCTTCGCCTCCTGGGCCGTGAAGACATCTGACCTGCAGGCTCCGGATGCCTGGAAGACCA TGTTCCTGGCGAGCTTTGGCACCCTCTCGGCCATCCGCTACTTCCGAAGGCAGGTCAGGGAAGGGCAGCCCCGGACTTAA